One window of the Populus nigra chromosome 4, ddPopNigr1.1, whole genome shotgun sequence genome contains the following:
- the LOC133690974 gene encoding squamosa promoter-binding-like protein 14 isoform X1 — protein MEEVGAQVAAPIFIHEALSSRYCDMTSMAKKHDLSYQSPNSQLQQHQFLQASREKNWNSKAWDWDSVGFVAKPSAAAETLRLGTVSREPKKKDTSDSKNKSNSVNEDDDGLGLNLGGSLTSVEEPVSRPNKRVRSGSPGNGSYPMCQVDNCKEDLSKAKDYHRRHKVCQVHSKATKALVGKQMQRFCQQCSRFHPLTEFDEGKRSCRRRLAGHNRRRRKTQPEDVTSRLLLPGNPDMNNNGNLDIVNLLTALARSQGRNDDKSTNCPTVPDKDQLIQILNKINSLPLPMDLAAKLSNIASLNVKNPNQPSLGHQNRLNGTASSPSTNDLLAVLSTTLAASAPDALAILSQRSSQSSDSDKSKLPGPNQVTVPHLQKRSNVEFPAVGVERISRCYESPAEDSDYQIQESRPNLPLQLFSSSPENESRRKPASSGKYFSSDSSNPIEERSPSSSPPVVQKLFPLQSTAETMKSEKMSVSREVNANVEGGRSHGCVLPLELFRGPNREPDHSSFQSFPYRGDYPSSSGSDHSPSSQNSDPQDRTGRIIFKLFDKDPSHFPGTLRTKIYNWLSNSPSEMESYIRPGCVVLSVYLSMPSASWEQLERNLLQLVDSLVQDSDSDLWRSGRFLLNTGRQLASHKDGKVRLCKSWRTWSSPELILVSPVAVIGGQETSLQLKGRNLTGPGTKIHCTYMGGYTSKEVTDSSSPGSMYDEINVGGFKIHGPSPSILGRCFIEVENGFKGNSFPVIIADASICKELRLLESEFDENAVVSNIVSEEQTRDLGRPSREEVMHFLNELGWLFQRKSMPSMHEFPDYSLNRFKFLLIFSVERDYCVLVKTILDMLVERNTRRDELSKEHLEMLYEIQLLNRSVKRRCRKMADLLIHYSIIGGDNSSRTYIFPPNVGGPGGITPLHLAACALGSDGLVDALTNDPHEIGLSCWNSVLDANGLSPYAYAVMTKNHSYNLLVARKLADKRNGQISVAIGNEIEQAALEQEHMTISQFQRERKSCAKCASVAAKMHGRFLGSQGLLQRPYIHSMLAIAAVCVCVCLFFRGAPDIGSVAPFKWENLNYGTI, from the exons ATGGAAGAGGTGGGTGCGCAAGTAGCTGCTCCCATATTCATTCATGAAGCACTTTCTAGTAGATACTGTGATATGACTTCCATGGCAAAAAAACATGATCTTTCTTACCAGTCTCCCAATTCTCAGCTCCAACAACATCAGTTTCTTCAGGCTTCCAGGGAAAAAAACTGGAATTCCAAGGCATGGGATTGGGATAGTGTCGGTTTTGTTGCTAAACCTTCTGCAGCTGCTGAAACTTTACGGCTGGGAACTGTTTCTAGAGAACCTAAGAAAAAAGATACGAGTGattccaaaaacaaatccaattctgttaatgaagatgatgatggtcTTGGCTTGAATCTAGGTGGGAGTTTGACTTCTGTTGAGGAGCCCGTGTCAAGACCCAACAAGAGGGTCAGGTCTGGATCACCTGGTAATGGTAGTTATCCAATGTGTCAGGTTGATAACTGCAAGGAAGATCTATCTAAAGCTAAGGACTATCACCGCCGACATAAAGTGTGCCAGGTTCATAGTAAAGCCACAAAAGCCCTGGTGGGAAAACAGATGCAGAGGTTTTGTCAGCAATGCAGCAG GTTTCATCCTCTCACTGAATTCGATGAGGGAAAGAGAAGTTGTAGACGTAGGCTTGCAGGGCACAACCGACGAAGGAGGAAAACCCAGCCTGAGGATGTAACCTCACGGCTGCTACTCCCTGGAAACCCGGATATGAACAATAATGGAAACTTGGATATTGTAAACTTGTTAACTGCTTTGGCTCGCTCACAAG GGAGGAATGATGATAAAAGTACAAACTGCCCAACAGTACCAGATAAAGACCAACTTATCCAGAttcttaacaaaataaattcactGCCTTTGCCAATGGATCTTGCTGCAAAGTTATCAAATATTGCAAGTTTAAATGTGAAAAACCCCAACCAACCTTCTTTAGGACATCAAAACAGATTGAATGGAACTGCATCTTCTCCATCAACCAATGACTTACTTGCTGTTCTTTCAACCACTTTGGCAGCATCTGCTCCAGATGCTCTTGCAATTTTATCTCAAAGAAGCAGTCAGAGCAGTGACAGTGACAAGTCTAAGTTGCCTGGCCCCAATCAAGTGACTGTTCCCCATTTGCAGAAAAGATCTAATGTAGAGTTTCCTGCTGTGGGCGTTGAGAGAATTAGTCGCTGTTACGAGTCTCCTGCTGAAGATTCAGATTACCAGATTCAAGAATCTCGTCCTAACCTACCATTACAACTGTTTAGCTCATCACCTGAGAATGAGAGCCGTCGAAAACCAGCATCTTCTgggaaatatttttcttctgaCAGCAGTAATCCCATTGAAGAGAGGTCTCCATCATCATCCCCTCCTGTTGTGCAGAAGTTGTTCCCATTGCAGAGCACCGCAGAAACTATGAAATCAGAAAAGATGTCAGTCAGCAGAGAGGTTAATGCAAATGTTGAAGGTGGCAGAAGTCATGGCTGTGTTTTGCCGCTTGAGCTCTTTAGAGGGCCAAACAGAGAACCTGACCACAGTTCATTTCAAAGTTTCCCATACCGAGGAGATTATCCATCTTCCTCTGGGTCTGATCATTCACCTTCTAGTCAGAATTCTGATCCTCAG GATCGGACTGGgcgaataatttttaaactatttgACAAGGATCCCAGTCATTTCCCTGGGACATTGCGCACAAAG ATATACAATTGGCTATCTAACAGTCCATCAGAAATGGAGAGTTATATAAGGCCTGGCTGTGTTGTTCTATCAGTTTATTTGTCAATGCCATCTGCTTCCTGGGAGCAA CTTGAAAGAAACCTGCTTCAGCTAGTGGATTCTTTGGTTCAAGATTCAGATTCTGATTTATGGAGAAGTGGAaggtttttattaaatactGGCAGGCAGCTAGCATCACATAAAGATG GAAAAGTTCGTTTGTGCAAATCTTGGAGAACATGGAGTTCCCCAGAGTTAATATTAGTATCCCCAGTGGCAGTTATTGGTGGGCAAGAAACCTCTCTTCAGTTAAAGGGAAGAAATCTGACTGGTCCTGGCACCAA GATTCATTGCACTTACATGGGAGGATACACATCAAAGGAAGTTACAGATTCATCTTCTCCAGGATCCATGTATGATGAGATAAATGTGGGTGGTTTCAAAATTCATGGTCCATCTCCTAGTATTTTAGGTCGTTGTTTCATTGAG GTAGAAAATGGTTTCAAGGGCAACAGTTTTCCTGTGATAATAGCTGATGCTTCCATCTGTAAAGAATTGAGGCTCCTTGAATCTGAGTTTGATGAAAATGCTGTAGTCAGCAATATTGTTTCAGAAGAACAGACTCGTGATTTGGGGCGACCATCAAGGGAGGAAGTTATGCATTTCTTAAACGAGCTTGGATGGCTGTTCCAAAGGAAGAGCATGCCTTCTATGCATGAGTTTCCAGATTATTCACTTAACCGCTTCAAGTTTCTGCTCATTTTCTCAGTTGAAAGAGATTATTGTGTGTTGGTCAAAACAATTCTGGACATGCTGGTAGAAAGAAATACGCGTAGGGATGAATTATCTAAGGAGCATTTAGAGATGCTCTATGAGATTCAGCTCTTGAACCGGTCAGTGAAAAGGAGGTGCAGGAAAATGGCAGACTTGCTTATTCATTATTCTATTATTGGCGGTGATAATTCCTCTAGAACATATATTTTCCCACCAAACGTTGGGGGACCTGGTGGCATTACACCTTTACATTTGGCTGCTTGTGCATTGGGTTCAGATGGTTTGGTTGATGCCCTGACAAATGACCCACATGAG ATTGGGCTGTCCTGCTGGAACTCTGTCCTGGATGCAAATGGCCTGTCTCCATATGCTTATGCTGTCATGACAAAAAACCACTCTTATAACTTATTAGTGGCTCGTAAACTTGCTGACAAAAGAAATGGCCAAATTTCTGTGGCAATTGGAAATGAGATAGAACAGGCAGCCTTGGAGCAAGAACATATGACAATATCACAGTTTCAGCGAGAGCGTAAATCCTGTGCAAAGTGTGCAAGTGTGGCAGCTAAGATGCATGGGAGGTTTCTGGGTTCACAAGGCTTGCTTCAGCGTCCATACATCCATTCAATGCTTGCTATCGCTGCTGTCTGTGTTTGTGTCTGCCTCTTCTTCCGAGGTGCACCAGACATTGGCTCAGTTGCTCCCTTCAAATGGGAGAATTTGAATTATGGAACCATTTAG
- the LOC133690974 gene encoding squamosa promoter-binding-like protein 14 isoform X2: MEEVGAQVAAPIFIHEALSSRYCDMTSMAKKHDLSYQSPNSQLQQHQFLQASREKNWNSKAWDWDSVGFVAKPSAAAETLRLGTVSREPKKKDTSDSKNKSNSVNEDDDGLGLNLGGSLTSVEEPVSRPNKRVRSGSPGNGSYPMCQVDNCKEDLSKAKDYHRRHKVCQVHSKATKALVGKQMQRFCQQCSRFHPLTEFDEGKRSCRRRLAGHNRRRRKTQPEDVTSRLLLPGNPDMNNNGNLDIVNLLTALARSQASAPDALAILSQRSSQSSDSDKSKLPGPNQVTVPHLQKRSNVEFPAVGVERISRCYESPAEDSDYQIQESRPNLPLQLFSSSPENESRRKPASSGKYFSSDSSNPIEERSPSSSPPVVQKLFPLQSTAETMKSEKMSVSREVNANVEGGRSHGCVLPLELFRGPNREPDHSSFQSFPYRGDYPSSSGSDHSPSSQNSDPQDRTGRIIFKLFDKDPSHFPGTLRTKIYNWLSNSPSEMESYIRPGCVVLSVYLSMPSASWEQLERNLLQLVDSLVQDSDSDLWRSGRFLLNTGRQLASHKDGKVRLCKSWRTWSSPELILVSPVAVIGGQETSLQLKGRNLTGPGTKIHCTYMGGYTSKEVTDSSSPGSMYDEINVGGFKIHGPSPSILGRCFIEVENGFKGNSFPVIIADASICKELRLLESEFDENAVVSNIVSEEQTRDLGRPSREEVMHFLNELGWLFQRKSMPSMHEFPDYSLNRFKFLLIFSVERDYCVLVKTILDMLVERNTRRDELSKEHLEMLYEIQLLNRSVKRRCRKMADLLIHYSIIGGDNSSRTYIFPPNVGGPGGITPLHLAACALGSDGLVDALTNDPHEIGLSCWNSVLDANGLSPYAYAVMTKNHSYNLLVARKLADKRNGQISVAIGNEIEQAALEQEHMTISQFQRERKSCAKCASVAAKMHGRFLGSQGLLQRPYIHSMLAIAAVCVCVCLFFRGAPDIGSVAPFKWENLNYGTI, encoded by the exons ATGGAAGAGGTGGGTGCGCAAGTAGCTGCTCCCATATTCATTCATGAAGCACTTTCTAGTAGATACTGTGATATGACTTCCATGGCAAAAAAACATGATCTTTCTTACCAGTCTCCCAATTCTCAGCTCCAACAACATCAGTTTCTTCAGGCTTCCAGGGAAAAAAACTGGAATTCCAAGGCATGGGATTGGGATAGTGTCGGTTTTGTTGCTAAACCTTCTGCAGCTGCTGAAACTTTACGGCTGGGAACTGTTTCTAGAGAACCTAAGAAAAAAGATACGAGTGattccaaaaacaaatccaattctgttaatgaagatgatgatggtcTTGGCTTGAATCTAGGTGGGAGTTTGACTTCTGTTGAGGAGCCCGTGTCAAGACCCAACAAGAGGGTCAGGTCTGGATCACCTGGTAATGGTAGTTATCCAATGTGTCAGGTTGATAACTGCAAGGAAGATCTATCTAAAGCTAAGGACTATCACCGCCGACATAAAGTGTGCCAGGTTCATAGTAAAGCCACAAAAGCCCTGGTGGGAAAACAGATGCAGAGGTTTTGTCAGCAATGCAGCAG GTTTCATCCTCTCACTGAATTCGATGAGGGAAAGAGAAGTTGTAGACGTAGGCTTGCAGGGCACAACCGACGAAGGAGGAAAACCCAGCCTGAGGATGTAACCTCACGGCTGCTACTCCCTGGAAACCCGGATATGAACAATAATGGAAACTTGGATATTGTAAACTTGTTAACTGCTTTGGCTCGCTCACAAG CATCTGCTCCAGATGCTCTTGCAATTTTATCTCAAAGAAGCAGTCAGAGCAGTGACAGTGACAAGTCTAAGTTGCCTGGCCCCAATCAAGTGACTGTTCCCCATTTGCAGAAAAGATCTAATGTAGAGTTTCCTGCTGTGGGCGTTGAGAGAATTAGTCGCTGTTACGAGTCTCCTGCTGAAGATTCAGATTACCAGATTCAAGAATCTCGTCCTAACCTACCATTACAACTGTTTAGCTCATCACCTGAGAATGAGAGCCGTCGAAAACCAGCATCTTCTgggaaatatttttcttctgaCAGCAGTAATCCCATTGAAGAGAGGTCTCCATCATCATCCCCTCCTGTTGTGCAGAAGTTGTTCCCATTGCAGAGCACCGCAGAAACTATGAAATCAGAAAAGATGTCAGTCAGCAGAGAGGTTAATGCAAATGTTGAAGGTGGCAGAAGTCATGGCTGTGTTTTGCCGCTTGAGCTCTTTAGAGGGCCAAACAGAGAACCTGACCACAGTTCATTTCAAAGTTTCCCATACCGAGGAGATTATCCATCTTCCTCTGGGTCTGATCATTCACCTTCTAGTCAGAATTCTGATCCTCAG GATCGGACTGGgcgaataatttttaaactatttgACAAGGATCCCAGTCATTTCCCTGGGACATTGCGCACAAAG ATATACAATTGGCTATCTAACAGTCCATCAGAAATGGAGAGTTATATAAGGCCTGGCTGTGTTGTTCTATCAGTTTATTTGTCAATGCCATCTGCTTCCTGGGAGCAA CTTGAAAGAAACCTGCTTCAGCTAGTGGATTCTTTGGTTCAAGATTCAGATTCTGATTTATGGAGAAGTGGAaggtttttattaaatactGGCAGGCAGCTAGCATCACATAAAGATG GAAAAGTTCGTTTGTGCAAATCTTGGAGAACATGGAGTTCCCCAGAGTTAATATTAGTATCCCCAGTGGCAGTTATTGGTGGGCAAGAAACCTCTCTTCAGTTAAAGGGAAGAAATCTGACTGGTCCTGGCACCAA GATTCATTGCACTTACATGGGAGGATACACATCAAAGGAAGTTACAGATTCATCTTCTCCAGGATCCATGTATGATGAGATAAATGTGGGTGGTTTCAAAATTCATGGTCCATCTCCTAGTATTTTAGGTCGTTGTTTCATTGAG GTAGAAAATGGTTTCAAGGGCAACAGTTTTCCTGTGATAATAGCTGATGCTTCCATCTGTAAAGAATTGAGGCTCCTTGAATCTGAGTTTGATGAAAATGCTGTAGTCAGCAATATTGTTTCAGAAGAACAGACTCGTGATTTGGGGCGACCATCAAGGGAGGAAGTTATGCATTTCTTAAACGAGCTTGGATGGCTGTTCCAAAGGAAGAGCATGCCTTCTATGCATGAGTTTCCAGATTATTCACTTAACCGCTTCAAGTTTCTGCTCATTTTCTCAGTTGAAAGAGATTATTGTGTGTTGGTCAAAACAATTCTGGACATGCTGGTAGAAAGAAATACGCGTAGGGATGAATTATCTAAGGAGCATTTAGAGATGCTCTATGAGATTCAGCTCTTGAACCGGTCAGTGAAAAGGAGGTGCAGGAAAATGGCAGACTTGCTTATTCATTATTCTATTATTGGCGGTGATAATTCCTCTAGAACATATATTTTCCCACCAAACGTTGGGGGACCTGGTGGCATTACACCTTTACATTTGGCTGCTTGTGCATTGGGTTCAGATGGTTTGGTTGATGCCCTGACAAATGACCCACATGAG ATTGGGCTGTCCTGCTGGAACTCTGTCCTGGATGCAAATGGCCTGTCTCCATATGCTTATGCTGTCATGACAAAAAACCACTCTTATAACTTATTAGTGGCTCGTAAACTTGCTGACAAAAGAAATGGCCAAATTTCTGTGGCAATTGGAAATGAGATAGAACAGGCAGCCTTGGAGCAAGAACATATGACAATATCACAGTTTCAGCGAGAGCGTAAATCCTGTGCAAAGTGTGCAAGTGTGGCAGCTAAGATGCATGGGAGGTTTCTGGGTTCACAAGGCTTGCTTCAGCGTCCATACATCCATTCAATGCTTGCTATCGCTGCTGTCTGTGTTTGTGTCTGCCTCTTCTTCCGAGGTGCACCAGACATTGGCTCAGTTGCTCCCTTCAAATGGGAGAATTTGAATTATGGAACCATTTAG